A single genomic interval of Nonomuraea rubra harbors:
- a CDS encoding carbohydrate ABC transporter permease — translation MAVVTRQAPPAPAPVKVRGALRRSGIGWIFILPFVVLFAVFYLGPLLVGIGMSFTDIRSTDVADPLGVDLVGLDNYLRLMNDGAMRRAALNTVVFVVTALPLTIGLGLASAVLLNTGIARLPAAFFRLGYYLPNITSIIGIAVAWKFLLEPEAGLVNRLLGLAGAEGPNWLENEATALPSIVVMTAWRSFGFNMVVLLAALQTIPRELYEAAAVDGAGRWARFHAVTLPSLRPVLLFCTVYSSVGFMQFLEEPLVMTRGGPLDATLSASLAIFNQFGVGNYGYAGAASTVLFTVIVALAVLQLRLGRNR, via the coding sequence CTTCATCCTGCCGTTCGTGGTGCTGTTCGCGGTGTTCTACCTGGGGCCGCTGCTGGTCGGCATCGGGATGAGCTTCACCGACATCCGCAGCACCGACGTGGCCGACCCGCTCGGCGTCGACCTGGTCGGCCTCGACAACTACCTGCGGCTGATGAACGACGGCGCCATGCGCAGGGCGGCACTCAACACCGTGGTCTTCGTGGTCACCGCGCTGCCGCTGACCATCGGGCTCGGGCTGGCCTCGGCCGTGCTGCTCAACACGGGCATCGCCCGCCTGCCCGCCGCGTTCTTCCGGCTCGGCTACTACCTGCCCAACATCACCAGCATCATCGGCATCGCGGTGGCCTGGAAGTTCCTGCTGGAGCCCGAGGCCGGGCTGGTCAACCGGCTGCTCGGCCTGGCCGGCGCCGAGGGCCCCAACTGGCTGGAGAACGAGGCCACCGCGTTGCCCTCGATCGTCGTCATGACGGCCTGGCGCAGCTTCGGCTTCAACATGGTCGTGCTGCTGGCCGCGCTGCAGACCATCCCCAGGGAGCTGTACGAGGCCGCGGCGGTCGACGGCGCCGGCCGCTGGGCCCGCTTCCACGCGGTCACCCTGCCCTCGCTGCGGCCCGTGCTGCTGTTCTGCACGGTCTACAGCTCGGTCGGCTTCATGCAGTTCCTGGAGGAGCCGCTGGTCATGACCAGGGGCGGGCCGCTGGACGCCACGCTGTCGGCCTCGCTGGCCATCTTCAACCAGTTCGGCGTCGGCAACTACGGCTACGCGGGCGCCGCCTCGACCGTGCTGTTCACCGTGATCGTGGCGCTGGCCGTGCTGCAGCTCAGGCTGGGGAGGAACCGATGA
- a CDS encoding carbohydrate ABC transporter permease, translating to MTRTTRRQRAIVYLGLTVGLALVAGPFLWTALSSFKPEREIRRDPPTFWPETWTLDNFAELFGRVDLGTAFANSLIIALVLVATNLLFCSMVGYAFAKLSFRGKNLAFGLVLVQLAIPAIVVMMPQFVLIARFGMVNTFLGIILPTVVTPLGVFMMRQFISDLPDELIDAARVDGAREFRVFFTIILPLCGPALATLGLITFLGSWNNFLWPAVVAQSEDLYTLPVALNILNGYEGTHYNLLVAGSVVVIAPILFLFVFLQRFFIQGIATTGLK from the coding sequence ATGACCAGGACCACCCGCCGCCAGCGGGCGATCGTCTACCTCGGGCTCACCGTCGGGCTGGCGCTGGTCGCCGGGCCGTTCCTGTGGACCGCGCTCAGCTCGTTCAAGCCCGAGAGGGAGATCAGGCGCGACCCGCCGACCTTCTGGCCCGAGACGTGGACGCTGGACAACTTCGCCGAACTGTTCGGGCGGGTGGACCTCGGCACCGCGTTCGCCAACAGCCTGATCATCGCGCTCGTCCTGGTCGCCACGAACCTGCTGTTCTGCTCCATGGTCGGCTACGCCTTCGCCAAGCTCTCCTTCCGCGGCAAGAACCTCGCCTTCGGCCTGGTGCTCGTGCAGCTCGCGATCCCCGCCATCGTCGTGATGATGCCGCAGTTCGTGCTGATCGCCAGGTTCGGCATGGTCAACACGTTCCTCGGGATCATCCTGCCCACCGTGGTGACGCCGCTCGGCGTGTTCATGATGCGGCAGTTCATCTCCGACCTGCCCGACGAGCTGATCGACGCGGCCCGCGTGGACGGCGCCAGGGAGTTCCGGGTCTTCTTCACGATCATCCTGCCGCTGTGCGGGCCCGCGCTGGCCACGCTCGGCCTCATCACGTTCCTCGGCTCGTGGAACAACTTCCTCTGGCCCGCCGTGGTCGCCCAGAGCGAGGACCTGTACACCCTGCCCGTCGCCCTCAACATCCTCAACGGCTACGAGGGCACCCACTACAACCTGCTGGTGGCCGGATCGGTCGTGGTGATCGCGCCGATCCTGTTCCTGTTCGTCTTCCTGCAGCGCTTCTTCATCCAGGGCATCGCCACCACCGG